One segment of Solanum lycopersicum chromosome 1, SLM_r2.1 DNA contains the following:
- the LOC101267455 gene encoding bifunctional dihydrofolate reductase-thymidylate synthase: MASETKKGVSNGNGNAHFTPQRTYQVVVAATQSMGIGKEGKLPWRLPTDLKFFKGITGTTTDPTKRNAVVMGRKTWESIPIEHRPLPGRLNVVLTRSGSFDIATAENVVICGSLGSALQLLASSPYCLSIENVFVIGGGEIFRDSLNAHGCDAVHITEIETDIACDTFTPAIDTSVFRPWYSSFPVIENKIRYSFTTYVRVKNSGVETVNQSNSEIPENGSDSSDIEVKSFSFLPKMIFEKHEEYMYLRLVEDIISNGMLKDDRTGTGTLSKFGCQMRYNLRRSFPLLTTKRVFWRGVIEELLWFISGSTSAKVLQEKGIHIWDGNASRDYLDSIDLKDREEGDLGPVYGFQWRHFGARYIDMHTDYSGQGFDQLADVINKVKNNPDDRRIILSAWNPSDLKLMALPPCHMFAQFYVANGELSCQMYQRSADMGLGVPFNIASYALLTCMIAHVSGLVPGDFIHVLGDAHVYRNHVRPLQDQLQKLPRPFPVLKINPLKKDIDSFVAADFELVGYDPHQRIEMKMAI; encoded by the exons ATGGCCAGTGAAACAAAGAAAGGCGTTTCCAATGGTAACGGCAATGCTCATTTTACTCCACAGCGGACTTACCAGGTTGTGGTTGCTGCAACTCAAAGTATGGGAATTGGTAAGGAGGGGAAGTTACCTTGGAGACTGCCTACAGATCTCAAGTTCTTCAAGGGTATCACTGGGACTACAACGGATCCTACAAAAAGGAATGCTGTTGTCATGGGAAGAAAGACTTGGGAAAGTATTCCTATTGAACATCGCCCTCTTCCTGGACGCCTCAATGTTGTTCTCACACGTTCAGGAAGTTTTGACATTGCTACAGCAGAAAATGTTGTCATATGTGGAAGTTTAGGCTCTGCTTTGCAACTATTGGCATCCTCGCCTTATTGTCTCTCTATTGAAAATGTGTTTGTTATAGGAGGTGGCGAGATTTTCAG AGATTCCCTGAATGCTCATGGATGTGATGCAGTCCATATCACTGAAATTGAGACTGATATAGCATGTGATACTTTTACTCCTGCTATTGACACCTCGGTATTTCGACCCTGGTACTCATCATTTCCTGTGATTGAGAACAAGATTCGCTATTCTTTTACCACCTATGTTCGTGTGAAGAATTCCGGAGTAGAAACTGTTAATCAGTCAAACAGTGAGATTCCTGAGAATGGTTCAGATTCTTCTGATATTGAGGTTAAATCATTCTCTTTCTTGCCTAAAATGATATTTGAGAAACATGAAGAATACATGTATCTGAGACTGGTTGAAGATATCATCTCGAATGGCATGCTAAAGGATGACAGGACAGGCACTGGTACTTTGTCGAAATTTGGTTGCCAG ATGAGATACAATTTACGCAGATCATTTCCCCTTCTTACAACAAAG AGAGTTTTCTGGAGAGGCGTCATTGAAGAACTCTTGTGGTTCATCAGTGGATCAACAAGTGCTAAG GTCCTACAAGAGAAGGGCATTCATATTTGGGATGGCAATGCATCCAGAGATTATCTTGATAG TATTGACTTGAAGGATAGAGAAGAGGGTGATTTGGGACCAGTATATGGGTTTCAGTGGAGACATTTCGGTGCCAG GTACATTGACATGCATACTGACTACAGTGGCCAGGGGTTTGACCAATTGGCTGATGTTATCAACAAAGTTAAAAACAATCCAGATGACCGACGCATTATTCTTTCAGCTTGGAATCCTTCTGATCTTAAACTGATGGCGCTCCCACCTTGTCATATGTTTGCTCAG TTTTATGTAGCCAATGGGGAGCTATCCTGTCAGATGTATCAGCGATCTGCCGATATGGGTTTGGGAGTGCCATTCAACATTGCATCTTATGCCTTGCTGACATGCATGATAGCTCATGTCTCTG GTCTAGTTCCTGGTGACTTTATACATGTGTTAGGAGATGCTCATGTTTATCGCAATCATGTCAGACCTCTGCAAGACCAGCTTCAGAAGTTGCCTAGACCTTTCCCA GTGCTGAAGATCAATCCGCTGAAAAAGGACATAGATTCCTTTGTTGCTGCTGACTTTGAACTTGTTGGCTATGATCCTCACCAAAGAATCGAAATGAAGATGGCAATATGA
- the LOC101249215 gene encoding diaminopimelate decarboxylase 1, chloroplastic, with protein MAATHLVSHSPSLHKSLKYPSNASQKLSFFKPNFPLKPISRNLSIRASVSTSEPQTQKFQHCFKKCEDGFLYCEGVKVEDVMETVERRPFYLYSKPQITRNVEAYKAALEGLDSIIGYAIKANNNLKILEHLRSLGCGAVLVSGNELKLALGAGFDPTKCIFNGNGKLLEDLVLAAQAGVFVNIDSEFDLDNIVAAARLAGKKVNVLLRINPDVDPQVHPYVATGNKSSKFGIRNEKLQWFLDAVKAHPQELKLVGAHCHLGSTITKVDIFRDAAALMVNYIDEIRSQGFEIDYLNIGGGLGIDYYHAGAILPSPRDLINTVRELVLSRNLNLIIEPGRSLIANTCCLVNRVTGVKTNGTKNFIVIDGSMAELIRPSLYDAYQHIELVSPPPPEAAIAKFDVVGPVCESADFLGKDRELPAPSRGTGLVVHDAGAYCMSMASTYNLKMRPPEYWVEEDGSLSKIRHGETFEDHLRLFEGL; from the exons ATGGCGGCTACACACCTTGTCTCACACTCTCCATCACTTCACAAGTCCCTCAAATACCCATCAAATGCATCACAAAAACTTTCTTTTTTCAAACCCAATTTTCCGTTGAAGCCCATTTCAAGAAACCTTAGCATAAGGGCATCTGTATCAACTTCTGAGCCTCAAACTCAGAAATTTCAGCATTGTTTCAAGAAATGTGAAGATGGGTTTTTGTATTGTGAGGGTGTTAAGGTTGAAGATGTTATGGAGACTGTCGAAAGACGACccttttatttatatagtaaGCCCCAAATTACTAGGAACGTTGAGGCTTATAAGGCCGCTTTAGAGGGCTTGGATTCAATTATTGGTTACGCTATTAAGGCCAACAATAATCTCAAGATTTTGGAACATTTGAGGAGCCTTGGTTGTGGAGCTGTTTTGGTTAGTGGGAATGAACTCAAATTGGCACTTGGTGCTGGATTTGATCCTACCAA GTGTATTTTTAATGGAAATGGAAAGCTGTTAGAGGACCTAGTGCTAGCTGCCCAAGCAGGTGTGTTTGTAAACATCGACAGTGAATTTGACTTGGATAACATTGTAGCAGCTGCAAGACTGGCTGGGAAGAAAGTTAACGTGCTACTCAGGATTAATCCAGATGTAGATCCCCAG GTTCATCCTTATGTTGCCACTGGGAATAAGAGCTCCAAATTTGGCATCAGAAATGAGAAGCTGCAATGGTTTCTAGATGCTGTCAAGGCACATCCTCAGGAATTGAAACTTGTTGGAGCTCATTGTCATCTTGGGTCAACTATCACCAAG GTAGACATTTTTCGAGATGCAGCTGCCTTGATGGTGAACTACATTGACGAAATCCGATCTCAAGGATTTGAAATTGATTACCTGAATATTGGAGGTGGTTTAGGGATTGATTACTATCATGCTGGAGCTATCCTTCCTTCACCTAGAGATCTTATTAATACG GTACGAGAATTAGTCCTTTCTCGAAACCTCAATCTCATTATTGAACCTGGAAGATCACTAATTGCAAACACATGCTGCTTGGTTAACAGAGTTACTGGAGTGAAAACCAATGGGACCAAGAACTTTATTGTGATTGATGGTAGTATGGCTGAGCTTATACGTCCAAGTCTTTATGATGCTTATCAG CACATAGAGCTTGTTTCCCCTCCACCTCCGGAAGCTGCAATTGCTAAGTTTGATGTTGTTGGTCCTGTATGTGAGTCGGCTGATTTCCTGGGGAAGGACCGTGAACTTCCCGCCCCTTCTAGG GGCACTGGTTTGGTAGTTCACGATGCAGGTGCTTACTGCATGAGTATGGCATCAACTTACAATCTCAAAATGCGCCCACCAGAGTACTGG GTGGAAGAAGATGGATCACTGTCCAAAATCCGTCATGGGGAGACATTCGAAGACCATTTAAGATTGTTTGAAGGTCTGTAA